ataaaactacTGTATTGAATTGTTATTACCCAAATTAATGACttttattattctgaaaaatatatcTTCTACATTCAAATTCTGATAAGCTCTTTTTGTACAATGATATTTTATGTATGGGAAACATCCAGTTCGTAATATGTGGTAATTCGATTTTCCCACTCTCCAATTAAAGTGTGATTTTCCCCACTGATCATCAATTACACTCGAATACTAGAAATTTCATAAgtaatttccattttctttttataataaacttacTTTTATAAAATACGAAGTCCAAGGTGGTTCATCAGATTGTTTAATGTACTTAGTAAGTACCTCGGAAGACGTAGGTTTGAGtccattttgaaaattataaaaaatatttctagtgggaatttttatcatcataattctaaaataaaatttgtatgacGTCATGGTACTActatgaatttagaaaaagaaaattaaattggCAACGCTGCAGTACTAAAAAATGGAGCTCATCAAGAAATAgctttttaatttataaataaaagtaacaaGTGTCAAAACACGGGCGCTCCCAAAAGACCCAATATCCAAAAGAAgcagaataattaattttaattactaaCAAATATAATATTCTGTGATAAGTAATTTGGAATAT
This portion of the Diorhabda sublineata isolate icDioSubl1.1 chromosome X, icDioSubl1.1, whole genome shotgun sequence genome encodes:
- the LOC130450692 gene encoding uncharacterized protein C15orf61 homolog isoform X1, coding for MTSYKFYFRIMMIKIPTRNIFYNFQNGLKPTSSEVLTKYIKQSDEPPWTSYFIKYSSVIDDQWGKSHFNWRVGKSNYHILRTGCFPYIKYHCTKRAYQNLNVEDIFFRIIKVINLGLPCLAYGVAATILIKHSEIVKTSRGDVEIYFLYAEDKGSLY
- the LOC130450692 gene encoding uncharacterized protein C15orf61 homolog isoform X2 — encoded protein: MMIKIPTRNIFYNFQNGLKPTSSEVLTKYIKQSDEPPWTSYFIKYSSVIDDQWGKSHFNWRVGKSNYHILRTGCFPYIKYHCTKRAYQNLNVEDIFFRIIKVINLGLPCLAYGVAATILIKHSEIVKTSRGDVEIYFLYAEDKGSLY